In Castanea sativa cultivar Marrone di Chiusa Pesio chromosome 6, ASM4071231v1, a single window of DNA contains:
- the LOC142641265 gene encoding LOB domain-containing protein 15, whose protein sequence is MSRERERFDDEIGKRIKRETDASSQMRRRHMLGPPGTLNTITPCAACKLLRRRCAQECPFSPYFSPHEPQKFASVHKVFGASNVSKMLMEVPESQRADAANSLVYEANVRLRDPVYGCMGAISALQQQVQSLQAELNAVRTEILKYKYREANIIPSSHHHHHHLALLTSSGAVSIAAPPPTPPPTTPPPPPPLPLNSSSSSMYNQTITSAADYSTISSDNVSYFG, encoded by the exons ATGTCCAGAGAAAG GGAAAGATTTGATGATGAGATAGGCAAGAGGATCAAGAGAGAAACCGATGCTTCTTCTCAAATGAGAAGAAGACACATGTTAGGTCCTCCTGGAACCCTAAACACCATTACACCATGCGCTGCTTGTAAGCTATTGAGACGAAGGTGTGCACAAGAATGTCCATTTTCTCCATATTTCTCTCCCCATGAGCCCCAGAAGTTTGCTTCTGTTCACAAAGTCTTTGGTGCCAGCAACGTCTCAAAGATGCTAATG GAGGTACCAGAGAGTCAACGAGCTGATGCTGCAAATAGTCTTGTTTATGAGGCCAATGTGAGGCTAAGAGACCCGGTGTATGGATGCATGGGTGCAATCTCTGCTTTGCAACAACAAGTTCAATCATTACAAGCTGAACTCAATGCAGTAAGAACTGAGATACTTAAGTACAAATATAGGGAAGCAAATATCATACCCTcctctcatcatcatcatcatcatttggCTTTGCTTACTTCTTCTGGGGCTGTTTCAATTGCTGCACCTCCACCAACACCGCcaccaacaacaccaccacctcctcctcctcttcctcttaattcctcttcttcttctatgtaCAACCAAACCATTACTAGTGCTGCCGATTATAGCACCATTTCAAGTGATAATGTTTCCTATTTTGGTTAA